In Antechinus flavipes isolate AdamAnt ecotype Samford, QLD, Australia chromosome 3, AdamAnt_v2, whole genome shotgun sequence, a genomic segment contains:
- the SCLY gene encoding selenocysteine lyase has protein sequence MEGAAALPAGRTGSGTLPVTGENGGGETYPRERKVYMDYNATTPLEPEVIQVVTEAMQEAWGNPSSPYLAGRKAKDMINVARENLAKMVGGKSQDIIFTSGGTEANNLVIHSTMKLFQESQRSKGAWLAEQQAGLVSRAKPHFITCTVEHDSIRLPLEQLVKEGVAEVSFVPVSKLSGRAEADDVLAAVRPTTRLVTIMLANNETGVIMPIPEISRRIKALNQTRAASGLPAVLVHTDAAQALGKRRVDVQDLGVDYLTIVGHKFYGPRIGALYVRGLGVVTPLHPMLFGGGQEGNFRPGTENTPMIAGLGKAAELVNKNCDVYEAHMRKMRDYLEGRLQAVFAKRLHLNSLFPGSERLANTCNFSISGPQLQGRLVLSHCRMLLASVGAACHQSDLPSPILLSCGIAPDVARNAVRLSVGRTTTKEEVDLAVEDLKQAVAQLEKSLSS, from the exons ATGGAGGGGGCGGCGGCGCTCCCCGCGGGGCGGACGGGTTCGGGAACCCTGCCAGTCACCGGGGAGAACGGCGGCGGAGAGACCTATCCCCGAGAAAG GAAGGTTTACATGGATTATAATGCTACGACGCCTCTGGAGCCGGAGGTCATCCAGGTGGTGACGGAGGCCATGCAGGAAGCCTGGGGGAATCCCAGCAGCCCCTACCTGGCAG gcagaAAAGCCAAGGATATGATCAATGTAGCCCGAGAAAACTTGGCAAAGATGGTTGGTGGAAAATCTCAGGATATAATCTTCACTTCAGGGGGAACAGAG GCAAACAACTTGGTGATCCACTCCACCATGAAGCTGTTCCAAGAAAGCCAGCGGTCCAAAGGGGCCTGGCTGGCCGAGCAGCAAGCTGGCCTGGTCAGCAGGGCCAAGCCCCACTTCATCACGTGTACCGTGGAGCACGACTCGATCCGCCTGCCCCTGGAGCAGCTGGTGAAAGAGGGCGTGGCCG AAGTCTCCTTTGTCCCCGTGTCTAAGCTGAGCGGCCGGGCAGAAGCCGACGATGTCCTTGCGGCCGTCCGACCCACCACCCGCCTGGTGACCATCATGCTGGCCAACAACGAGACCGGAGTTATCATG CCCATCCCTGAAATCAGCCGCCGGATCAAAGCCCTGAACCAGACTCGGGCGGCCTCGGGGCTGCCGGCCGTTCTCGTGCACACGGACGCGGCCCAGGCTTTGGGGAAGAGGCGCGTGGACGTGCAGGACTTGGGGGTGGATTATCTAACCATTGTGGGCCACAAG TTCTACGGGCCCCGGATCGGAGCACTGTACGTGCGCGGCCTGGGCGTTGTCACCCCGCTGCACCCCATGCTGTTTGGAGGCGGCCAGGAGGGGAACTTCCGACCAGG GACTGAGAACACCCCCATGATTGCTGGGCTCGGAAAG GCGGCCGAGCTGGTGAATAAGAACTGCGACGTTTACGAGGCCCACATGAGGAAGATGCGGGATTACCTGGAGGGCAGGTTACAG GCTGTGTTTGCAAAGAGGCTCCACCTGAACAGCCTGTTCCCGGGCTCTGAGCGTCTCGCCAACACCTGTAACTTCTCCATCAGCGGCCCGCAGCTGCAAG GCCGGCTGGTGCTGTCTCACTGCAGGATGCTCCTGGCCAGCGTGGGGGCCGCTTGTCACCAGAGCGACCT CCCGTCGCCCATCCTGCTGAGTTGCGGCATCGCCCCCGACGTGGCCCGCAATGCCGTCCGGCTCAGCGTGGGCCGGACCACCACCAAGGAAGAGGTGGACCTTGCAGTGGAGGACCTGAAGCAGGCGGTCGCTCAGCTGGAAAAGAGTCTAAGCTCGTAG